Proteins found in one Litorihabitans aurantiacus genomic segment:
- a CDS encoding serine/threonine-protein kinase, with product MTPRAGVVLDGRYELTQRLAIGGMGEVWTAVEVESGQRYAAKVMRPEFAGEKLFLDRIAAEARNSRDLVHPGIARTYDAGVVGGLGYLVMELVEGETLSTVLRREGTLSPRTLLDVLAQTADALAAAHAAGVVHRDIKPGNLLMTADGAVKLTDFGISIGANQAPMTDAGMVMGTAQYLPPEQAMGRPATGAGDVYALGIIAYEALAGRRPFTGATQVDIAFAHVTEPLPALPAHVDPALRALVEQMLAKDPADRPASAAVVAERARALRSDLDAGTWDPARVRGAWRLPTLALRRGGRGAAADGSGDANASTAARTSAASAASASVSGGADPAPRRSRRRAPSRERQVALAVGIVLAAMLVTLAILTLANLGSTAALVAAVVMVPAGGGRARLPHRGWQEEVGQTVDLGSRKVLSW from the coding sequence ATGACGCCGCGCGCCGGGGTCGTGCTGGACGGCCGCTACGAGCTCACGCAACGCCTCGCGATCGGTGGGATGGGCGAGGTGTGGACCGCCGTCGAGGTCGAGAGCGGTCAGCGCTACGCCGCCAAGGTGATGCGCCCCGAGTTCGCCGGCGAGAAGCTGTTCCTCGACCGGATCGCGGCCGAGGCGCGGAACTCGCGTGACCTCGTGCACCCGGGGATCGCCCGCACCTACGACGCCGGCGTGGTCGGCGGTCTCGGCTACCTCGTGATGGAGCTGGTCGAGGGCGAGACGCTCTCCACCGTGCTGCGGCGCGAGGGGACGCTGAGCCCGCGCACCCTGCTGGACGTGCTCGCGCAGACGGCCGACGCGCTCGCCGCCGCGCACGCCGCCGGAGTGGTCCACCGTGACATCAAGCCCGGCAACCTGCTCATGACCGCCGACGGCGCGGTCAAGCTCACCGACTTCGGCATCTCGATCGGCGCGAACCAGGCGCCGATGACCGATGCCGGGATGGTCATGGGCACCGCCCAGTACCTCCCGCCCGAGCAGGCGATGGGGCGCCCGGCCACGGGCGCCGGCGACGTCTACGCGCTCGGGATCATCGCGTACGAGGCGCTGGCGGGCCGCCGTCCCTTCACCGGGGCGACGCAGGTCGACATCGCGTTCGCCCACGTGACCGAGCCGCTGCCGGCGCTGCCCGCGCACGTGGACCCGGCGCTGCGCGCGCTCGTGGAGCAGATGCTCGCGAAGGACCCCGCCGACCGGCCGGCATCGGCCGCCGTCGTGGCCGAACGGGCGCGCGCGCTGCGCTCCGACCTCGACGCCGGGACCTGGGACCCGGCCCGGGTGCGCGGGGCCTGGCGGCTCCCGACGCTGGCCCTGCGGCGCGGTGGTCGCGGGGCGGCGGCGGACGGGAGCGGCGACGCGAACGCATCCACGGCCGCGCGGACGTCGGCGGCTTCGGCGGCATCGGCATCGGTCAGTGGTGGCGCGGACCCCGCCCCGCGGCGCTCGAGGCGCCGCGCGCCGAGCCGCGAGCGGCAGGTGGCGCTCGCCGTCGGGATCGTGCTGGCCGCGATGCTGGTCACGCTCGCGATCCTGACCCTCGCTAACCTTGGCTCGACGGCGGCGCTGGTGGCTGCCGTCGTGATGGTCCCGGCCGGAGGCGGCCGGGCACGTCTCCCGCACCGCGGGTGGCAGGAGGAGGTCGGCCAGACGGTCGACCTCGGAAGTCGGAAGGTTCTCTCGTGGTAG
- a CDS encoding cell division protein CrgA, with the protein MPESKSRKKPAAPSPAVAPREDAPNPPWFVPTFLGLLVLGLVWVVTTYLTSGAWPIPPLGSWNLAVGFGFILVGFGMTMRWR; encoded by the coding sequence GTGCCCGAGTCGAAGTCCCGGAAGAAGCCGGCCGCCCCCTCCCCCGCCGTCGCGCCGCGCGAGGACGCGCCGAACCCGCCGTGGTTCGTGCCGACGTTCCTCGGCCTGCTGGTGCTGGGGCTGGTGTGGGTGGTGACCACCTACCTGACGTCCGGCGCCTGGCCGATCCCGCCGCTGGGGTCGTGGAACCTGGCCGTCGGCTTCGGCTTCATCCTCGTCGGCTTCGGCATGACGATGCGCTGGCGCTGA
- a CDS encoding rhomboid family intramembrane serine protease: MHCVDCARDASRGRRPVRTVVGGVDRGGPPYVTYTIMAICVVIELLRYLAEPLYIEIYRALAFWGPFAADEPWRFLTASVLHGGIWHLAFNMYALYLVGRDLERLLGRVRFLSLYVLSALGGSVAYLLITGLDAAPTVGASGAVFGLFGAFAVMLRRFGRDSRQILVLIGINAVIGFVLPGIAWQAHLGGLVVGAAIAAMLAYLPRPRQWLAWLGMGGLLLLMVGLSALVLY, encoded by the coding sequence GTGCACTGCGTCGACTGCGCGCGCGACGCCTCGCGGGGCCGCCGTCCGGTGCGCACCGTCGTCGGTGGTGTCGACCGGGGCGGCCCGCCGTACGTGACCTACACGATCATGGCGATCTGCGTCGTGATCGAGCTCCTGCGCTACCTCGCCGAGCCGCTCTACATCGAGATCTACCGGGCGCTCGCCTTCTGGGGGCCCTTCGCGGCCGACGAGCCCTGGCGCTTCCTGACCGCCAGCGTGCTGCACGGCGGCATCTGGCACCTGGCGTTCAACATGTACGCGCTCTACCTGGTCGGTCGCGACCTCGAGCGTCTGCTCGGCCGCGTGCGGTTCCTCTCGCTCTACGTGCTCTCCGCGCTCGGCGGTTCGGTCGCCTACCTCCTCATCACCGGGCTCGACGCCGCGCCCACCGTCGGCGCCTCGGGCGCCGTCTTCGGGCTGTTCGGTGCGTTCGCCGTGATGCTGCGGCGCTTCGGCCGCGACTCGCGCCAGATCCTCGTGCTCATCGGCATCAACGCCGTCATCGGCTTCGTGCTGCCCGGGATCGCCTGGCAGGCACACCTCGGCGGTCTGGTCGTGGGCGCCGCCATCGCGGCCATGCTCGCCTACCTGCCGCGGCCGCGGCAGTGGCTCGCCTGGCTCGGGATGGGCGGCCTGCTCCTGCTGATGGTCGGCCTCAGCGCGCTCGTCCTGTACTGA
- a CDS encoding class E sortase, translating to MTTVAQPAPSRREQRRRRRGGVGSAIVGVIGELLITAGILIGLFVAWQLWWTDVEADRFQATVSEALDAELPESPVVVAKPSEGEIPVAEAPLDATTFGRLWVPRWDTGEPYSKPISEGTDRATVLDKLGIGHYEGTAMPGEVGNFALAGHRQSHGKPFYDITTLEVGDPLVVETAEAWYVYRVTDSLIVSPRQTDVIAPNPADPQAEATEASITLTTCHPLFSTRERYIVHGTLDSWVPRDAGRPAELSPEA from the coding sequence ATGACCACCGTGGCGCAGCCGGCACCGTCCCGGCGAGAGCAGCGACGCCGCCGGCGCGGCGGCGTCGGGTCGGCGATCGTCGGCGTGATCGGTGAGCTCCTCATCACCGCCGGCATCCTCATCGGGCTGTTCGTCGCGTGGCAGCTGTGGTGGACCGACGTCGAGGCCGACCGGTTCCAGGCGACCGTGTCGGAGGCTCTCGACGCCGAGCTCCCCGAGTCCCCCGTCGTCGTCGCCAAGCCGAGCGAGGGCGAGATCCCGGTCGCGGAGGCGCCGCTGGACGCGACCACGTTCGGGCGGCTGTGGGTGCCGCGCTGGGACACGGGTGAGCCCTACAGCAAGCCGATCTCCGAGGGGACCGACCGCGCCACCGTGCTCGACAAGCTCGGGATCGGGCACTACGAGGGCACCGCGATGCCGGGCGAGGTCGGCAACTTCGCGCTCGCGGGGCACCGGCAGAGCCACGGCAAGCCGTTCTACGACATCACCACGCTCGAGGTCGGCGACCCGCTCGTGGTCGAGACGGCGGAGGCCTGGTACGTCTACCGCGTCACGGACAGCCTGATCGTGAGCCCGCGGCAGACCGACGTCATCGCGCCCAACCCCGCCGACCCGCAGGCGGAGGCCACCGAGGCGTCGATCACCCTGACCACCTGCCACCCGCTGTTCTCCACGCGCGAGCGCTACATCGTGCACGGGACGCTGGACAGCTGGGTGCCGCGCGACGCCGGCCGCCCCGCCGAGCTCTCACCGGAGGCCTGA
- a CDS encoding aminodeoxychorismate/anthranilate synthase component II, translating into MTAGRAPRILVVDNYDSFVYTIVGYLQQLGAETTVLRNDALTGDPEELADVDGVLVSPGPGTPEGAGASLDVIAACAATATPMLGVCLGHQALAEAYGGVVTHSPELMHGKTSAVTHDGAGVFAGLGAPFTATRYHSLAVVTETVPDELEVTAWTGGGDSPRIVMGLSHRELPLHGVQFHPESVLTEGGHRLLANWLAIAGDDGAVARSEGMRPLAAL; encoded by the coding sequence ATGACCGCAGGCCGAGCGCCCCGCATCCTCGTCGTGGACAACTACGACAGCTTCGTCTACACGATCGTCGGCTACCTGCAGCAGCTCGGCGCCGAGACCACGGTGCTGCGCAACGACGCCCTCACCGGCGACCCCGAGGAGCTGGCCGACGTCGACGGCGTCCTCGTCTCACCCGGTCCGGGGACGCCGGAGGGCGCCGGCGCGTCGCTCGACGTCATCGCCGCGTGCGCCGCGACGGCGACGCCGATGCTCGGGGTCTGCCTCGGGCACCAGGCGCTCGCGGAGGCGTACGGCGGCGTGGTCACGCACTCGCCCGAGCTCATGCACGGCAAGACGTCGGCGGTGACGCACGACGGCGCGGGCGTGTTCGCCGGGCTGGGTGCGCCGTTCACGGCGACGCGGTACCACTCGCTCGCCGTCGTGACCGAGACCGTGCCCGACGAGCTCGAGGTCACCGCCTGGACGGGCGGCGGCGACTCACCCCGGATCGTGATGGGGCTGTCGCACCGCGAGCTCCCGCTGCACGGCGTGCAGTTCCACCCCGAGTCGGTCCTCACCGAGGGCGGTCACCGACTGCTGGCCAACTGGCTGGCGATCGCGGGCGACGACGGCGCGGTGGCCCGCAGCGAGGGCATGCGCCCGCTGGCCGCCCTCTAG
- the pknB gene encoding Stk1 family PASTA domain-containing Ser/Thr kinase, giving the protein MLAGRYEVGELIGRGGMAEVYIGRDNRLSRRVAIKLLRSDLAQDSTFQARFRREAQSAAALNHPAIVSVYDTGEDGHVGADGVTHHLPFIVMEYVEGHTVRELIRDGAALPIDEAVEITAGVLSALEYSHHAGIVHRDIKPANVMITTAGDVKVMDFGIARAIADSAATMTQTQAVVGTAQYLSPEQARGEVVDARSDVYSTGALLFELLTGRPPFIGDSPVAVAYQHVREDPPTPSSLAPDVPVELDRITLKALAKDRDVRYQSGEEFRSDLEAAQRGGVVGAPAVGVIAAANAATVAAASPAARAAATQVMAGPPTAQTSSDLPPVAPEEEPRKGRAWIWVLGIVLALLVAGIVAVAVNNARQNEPEPTPTETTPENVAVPDVAGESEADAQATIEGAELVFARAEAPSDDVEAGLAISSDPAAGSLIAPGQTVTVTISSGPDTLTVPDVIGFTADQATTALNQAGFTGNQIRIMEEDDGSQQAGDVLRIEPGVGESAAPNAPFVLYVASGNVTIPDLTGRTQDEAAQLLRDANLSATFTQDETGSAAAGTVTGWEPTGVVPRLSTVTVSVASAQVEVPDLDDMTRAEAEAALAEVSLTASFQEEPNGDVEVGQVTRWEPENTQVDRGSEVTVWLATAPTETATTPPPTSTTSPPPTNGGGGRGDDD; this is encoded by the coding sequence GTGCTCGCGGGACGGTACGAGGTTGGTGAGCTCATCGGCCGCGGAGGCATGGCCGAGGTGTACATCGGCCGCGACAACCGGCTCTCGCGCCGCGTCGCGATCAAGCTGCTGCGCTCCGACCTCGCCCAGGACTCCACGTTCCAGGCCCGCTTCCGCCGCGAGGCGCAGTCGGCCGCCGCGCTGAACCACCCCGCGATCGTGTCGGTGTACGACACAGGTGAGGACGGGCACGTCGGTGCCGACGGCGTCACCCACCACCTGCCCTTCATCGTCATGGAGTACGTCGAGGGCCACACCGTCCGCGAACTCATCCGCGACGGCGCCGCGCTGCCCATCGACGAGGCCGTGGAGATCACCGCCGGCGTCCTGTCGGCGCTCGAGTACTCCCACCACGCGGGCATCGTGCACCGCGACATCAAGCCCGCGAACGTCATGATCACGACGGCGGGCGACGTCAAGGTCATGGACTTCGGCATCGCGCGCGCGATCGCCGACTCGGCGGCCACGATGACGCAGACGCAGGCCGTGGTCGGCACCGCGCAGTACCTCTCCCCGGAGCAGGCGCGCGGCGAGGTCGTCGACGCGCGCTCCGACGTCTACTCCACCGGCGCCCTGCTGTTCGAGCTGCTGACCGGGCGCCCGCCGTTCATCGGGGACTCGCCGGTCGCCGTCGCCTACCAGCACGTGCGCGAGGATCCGCCGACCCCGAGCTCGCTCGCGCCCGACGTCCCCGTCGAGCTGGACCGCATCACGCTCAAGGCGCTCGCGAAGGACCGCGACGTGCGCTACCAGAGCGGCGAGGAGTTCCGCTCGGACCTCGAGGCCGCGCAGCGCGGCGGCGTCGTGGGCGCGCCCGCGGTCGGTGTGATCGCCGCGGCCAACGCCGCCACCGTGGCGGCGGCGAGCCCGGCCGCCCGCGCGGCGGCCACGCAGGTCATGGCCGGTCCGCCGACGGCGCAGACGTCCTCCGACCTCCCGCCCGTGGCGCCCGAGGAGGAGCCGCGCAAGGGACGCGCGTGGATCTGGGTGCTCGGGATCGTGCTCGCGCTGCTCGTGGCCGGGATCGTGGCGGTCGCGGTGAACAACGCGCGCCAGAACGAGCCCGAGCCGACCCCGACCGAGACGACGCCCGAGAACGTGGCGGTGCCCGACGTCGCCGGTGAGAGCGAGGCCGATGCGCAGGCCACGATCGAAGGTGCGGAGCTCGTCTTCGCACGGGCCGAGGCACCGAGCGACGACGTCGAGGCGGGCCTCGCGATCAGCAGCGACCCGGCGGCGGGCTCGCTCATCGCGCCCGGGCAGACCGTGACCGTCACGATCTCGTCCGGTCCCGACACGCTGACCGTGCCCGACGTCATCGGATTCACGGCCGACCAGGCGACCACCGCTCTGAACCAGGCCGGTTTCACCGGCAACCAGATCCGCATCATGGAGGAGGACGACGGGTCCCAGCAGGCGGGTGACGTGCTCAGGATCGAACCTGGCGTCGGCGAGTCCGCGGCGCCGAACGCCCCCTTCGTGCTCTACGTCGCCTCCGGCAACGTGACGATCCCGGACCTCACCGGGAGGACCCAGGACGAGGCTGCGCAGCTCCTGCGCGACGCCAACCTCTCGGCGACCTTCACCCAGGACGAGACGGGTTCCGCGGCGGCGGGGACCGTCACCGGGTGGGAGCCGACCGGTGTCGTGCCGCGCCTGTCCACCGTGACCGTGTCGGTCGCCTCGGCGCAGGTCGAGGTCCCGGACCTCGACGACATGACGCGGGCCGAGGCCGAGGCGGCGCTGGCGGAGGTCAGCCTGACGGCGTCGTTCCAGGAGGAGCCGAACGGCGACGTCGAGGTCGGTCAGGTCACCCGGTGGGAGCCGGAGAACACCCAGGTCGACCGCGGCAGCGAGGTCACCGTGTGGCTCGCCACCGCGCCGACCGAGACGGCGACGACCCCGCCGCCGACGTCGACCACCTCCCCGCCGCCCACCAACGGCGGCGGGGGCCGCGGCGACGACGACTGA
- a CDS encoding DUF881 domain-containing protein, producing MRRSPIDRLLGRPSGLPGRRRPRSRASLTVALVAFVAGILFATSATLFAGFDDGRPRDLRSLVAQESERLAERNDAVDDLRSEVATLQASLDVDAGAAPTDPAVLLAVGQEDVRGAGVSVTLTDAPASSSSDNLDDLVVHQQDLQSVVNALWAGGAEAIAVQGQRIIATSAVRCVGNVLLLHGRTYSPPYVIEAVGDADALTDALDADAGVRLYRQYVEAYGLGYTLEADDALDLPAYTGARTLSYATAVEGTR from the coding sequence ATGCGCCGCAGCCCGATCGACCGCCTGCTCGGCCGCCCGAGCGGACTCCCGGGGCGCCGCCGGCCGCGGAGCCGAGCCTCGCTCACCGTCGCGCTCGTGGCCTTCGTCGCCGGCATCCTGTTCGCCACCAGCGCCACCCTGTTCGCGGGGTTCGACGACGGCCGGCCGCGCGACCTGCGCTCGCTCGTGGCGCAGGAGAGCGAGCGACTCGCGGAGCGCAACGACGCCGTCGACGACCTCCGCTCGGAGGTGGCGACGCTCCAGGCGAGCCTCGACGTCGACGCGGGCGCCGCCCCCACGGACCCGGCGGTCCTGCTCGCCGTCGGCCAGGAGGACGTGCGCGGCGCGGGGGTGAGCGTCACGCTCACGGACGCGCCGGCGTCGTCCTCCTCCGACAACCTCGACGACCTCGTGGTGCACCAGCAGGACCTGCAGTCGGTCGTCAACGCGCTGTGGGCGGGCGGCGCCGAGGCGATCGCCGTCCAGGGGCAGCGGATCATCGCCACGAGCGCCGTGCGGTGCGTGGGCAACGTCCTCCTGCTGCACGGACGGACCTACTCGCCGCCCTACGTCATCGAGGCCGTGGGCGACGCCGACGCCCTCACCGACGCGCTCGACGCCGACGCCGGGGTCCGTCTGTACCGGCAGTACGTCGAGGCGTACGGCCTCGGCTACACCCTCGAGGCCGACGACGCCCTCGACCTGCCCGCCTACACCGGCGCGCGTACGCTCTCCTACGCGACCGCCGTCGAAGGGACACGATGA
- a CDS encoding peptidylprolyl isomerase: MNAVIHTSVGDITVELLPNHAPKTVANFVGLADGSKEWTDPATGAKADRPLYDGTIFHRVIPGFMIQGGDPLGSGRGGPGYSFDDEIHPELTFNETYLLAMANAGKIAGRGTNGSQFFITTVKTPHLQGKHTIFGRVTDEASRAVVDTISGTRTGAGDRPVEDISITGIDITE, translated from the coding sequence ATGAACGCTGTCATCCACACGTCCGTCGGCGACATCACCGTCGAGCTGCTCCCCAACCACGCGCCCAAGACCGTGGCGAACTTCGTCGGCCTGGCCGACGGCTCGAAGGAGTGGACCGACCCCGCCACCGGCGCCAAGGCCGACCGCCCGCTCTACGACGGCACGATCTTCCACCGCGTCATCCCCGGCTTCATGATCCAGGGCGGCGACCCGCTCGGGTCGGGCCGCGGTGGCCCCGGCTACTCCTTCGACGACGAGATCCACCCCGAGCTGACCTTCAACGAGACCTACCTGCTCGCGATGGCGAACGCCGGCAAGATCGCCGGCCGCGGCACGAACGGATCGCAGTTCTTCATCACGACCGTCAAGACTCCGCACCTGCAGGGCAAGCACACGATCTTCGGCAGGGTGACGGACGAGGCGAGCCGCGCCGTCGTCGACACGATCTCGGGCACGCGCACCGGCGCGGGCGACCGCCCGGTCGAGGACATCTCGATCACCGGCATCGACATCACCGAGTAG